One window of Mus caroli chromosome 11, CAROLI_EIJ_v1.1, whole genome shotgun sequence genomic DNA carries:
- the LOC110304700 gene encoding hemoglobin subunit alpha, whose translation MVLSGEDKNNIKAAWGKIGGHGAEYGAEALERMFASFPTTKTYFPHFDVSHGSAQVKGHGKKVADALANAASHLDDLPAALSALSDLHAHKLRVDPVNFKLLSHCLLVTLASHHPADFTPAVHASLDKFLASVSTVLTSKYR comes from the exons ATGGTGCTCTCTGGGGaagacaaaaacaacatcaaGGCTGCCTGGGGGAAGATTGGTGGCCATGGTGCTGAATATGGAGCGGAAGCCCTGGAAAG gaTGTTCGCTAGCTTCCCCACCACCAAGACCTACTTCCCTCACTTTGATGTAAGCCACGGCTCTGCCCAGGTCAAGGGTCACGGCAAGAAGGTCGCTGATGCGCTGGCCAATGCTGCAAGCCACCTCGATGACCTGCCCGCTGCCCTGTCTGCCCTGAGCGACCTGCATGCCCACAAGCTGCGTGTGGATCCCGTCAACTTCAAG CTCCTGAGCCACTGCCTGCTGGTGACCTTGGCTAGCCACCACCCTGCTGATTTCACCCCCGCGGTGCATGCCTCTCTGGACAAATTCCTTGCCTCTGTGAGCACCGTGCTGACCTCCAAGTACCGTTAA